One genomic segment of Coriobacteriia bacterium includes these proteins:
- a CDS encoding glycosyltransferase family 4 protein, which produces MKKVLLITSEFPPITGGIGTYCYQLAAAATKRGHDITVFAPDYGKPAEQLGDQGLPFRVVRYAGGAYTVRDFPRFFMQVWRQLGSENYDVVHAGDWASALMMRNVNRFKRVPYMAMVHGTDVLLMPHSRQIKLLGSKIFEMPERIMTNSAFTRSLLLENFPQVDPARVHVGLLGVGPEWFDDVPNADAVLARLGIARDRFCLLTVARLDERKGHRLVFRALQDLPSDIAENMTYVVVGKGDAEYTDQLRVLAAENPVPTVFTGPVSNDDLRALYASADVFCMPGEPHPRRVEGFGLVYLEAAAQGVPAIASRVGAIPEVVVDGTTGIVIEPADFEALRNGIARLYGDRTLLAALGENARQWAQGFTWDRCAAQTYEDAQ; this is translated from the coding sequence ATGAAGAAGGTCCTGCTGATCACAAGCGAGTTCCCTCCGATTACGGGTGGGATTGGTACCTATTGCTACCAGCTCGCGGCAGCGGCAACCAAGCGTGGCCACGACATCACGGTCTTCGCACCGGACTACGGCAAGCCCGCCGAGCAGCTCGGCGACCAAGGCCTGCCATTCCGTGTCGTTCGCTACGCGGGCGGCGCCTACACCGTCCGCGACTTCCCCCGCTTCTTCATGCAGGTGTGGCGCCAGCTCGGATCCGAGAACTACGACGTCGTGCACGCTGGCGACTGGGCATCCGCGCTCATGATGCGCAACGTCAACCGCTTCAAGCGAGTTCCCTATATGGCGATGGTGCATGGCACCGATGTGCTCCTCATGCCTCACTCGCGCCAGATCAAGCTGCTCGGATCCAAGATCTTCGAGATGCCTGAGCGCATCATGACCAACAGCGCGTTTACTCGGTCGCTGCTGCTCGAGAACTTCCCGCAGGTTGATCCGGCTCGCGTACACGTCGGGCTGCTCGGAGTTGGTCCTGAGTGGTTCGACGACGTGCCTAACGCGGATGCGGTCCTCGCGCGCCTCGGCATAGCTCGGGACCGCTTCTGTCTGCTGACCGTCGCTCGCCTCGACGAGCGCAAGGGCCACAGGCTGGTATTCAGAGCGCTGCAAGATCTCCCCTCCGATATCGCCGAGAACATGACCTACGTAGTCGTGGGCAAGGGTGACGCCGAGTACACCGACCAACTTCGCGTCCTTGCAGCCGAGAACCCGGTGCCCACCGTCTTCACCGGCCCCGTCTCCAACGACGACCTGCGGGCGCTGTATGCGTCGGCGGATGTTTTCTGCATGCCGGGTGAGCCTCATCCTCGGCGTGTGGAGGGTTTCGGACTCGTATACCTGGAGGCCGCTGCGCAGGGCGTTCCCGCGATTGCCTCTCGCGTCGGAGCGATTCCCGAGGTCGTCGTCGACGGCACCACCGGAATCGTGATCGAGCCGGCCGACTTCGAGGCGCTGCGGAACGGCATCGCGCGTCTCTATGGGGACCGAACGCTGCTTGCCGCGCTGGGGGAGAACGCCCGCCAGTGGGCACAGGGCTTCACATGGGACCGATGCGCTGCTCAGACCTACGAGGACGCCCAGTAG